A genomic segment from Pseudoduganella chitinolytica encodes:
- a CDS encoding NCS2 family permease has translation MAEKLFGLKEAGTNVRTEVVAGVTTFLTMAYIIFVNPTILAEAGMPKDSVFVATCLAAALGTAIMGLYANYPIGMAPGMGLNAYFAYAVVGGMGVPWPVALGAVFISGCLFVLVSVFGLREMIVNGIPRSLRTAITVGLGLFLALIALKSAGIVAANPQTMVAVGDLHQPGAILAIVGFLLVVTLDRLKVRGAILIGIVVVTVLSFFFAGNTFQGVVSTPPSLLPTLGKLEIGAAMATGIVNIVLVFFLVELFDATGTLMGVASRAGLLVEGKMERLNRALLADSTAIVAGAALGTSSTTAYVESAAGVQAGGRTGLTALVVALLFLACLFIAPLAGVVPAYATAPALLFVACLMLRDLADVEWGETTESIPAAVTALMIPFTYSIAHGIAFGFITYAALKLLTGRPREAKPIVWIIAAVFLAKYVYLAV, from the coding sequence ATCGCGGAAAAATTATTCGGGCTGAAGGAGGCGGGCACGAACGTGCGCACGGAGGTCGTGGCGGGCGTCACGACGTTCCTGACGATGGCCTACATCATCTTCGTCAATCCGACCATCCTGGCCGAGGCCGGCATGCCGAAGGACAGCGTGTTCGTCGCCACCTGCCTGGCGGCCGCGCTGGGCACCGCGATCATGGGCCTGTACGCCAACTATCCGATCGGCATGGCGCCCGGCATGGGCCTGAACGCCTACTTCGCCTATGCCGTCGTGGGCGGCATGGGCGTGCCCTGGCCCGTTGCGCTGGGCGCCGTGTTCATTTCCGGCTGCCTGTTCGTGCTGGTCAGCGTGTTCGGCCTGCGCGAGATGATCGTCAACGGCATTCCCCGCTCGCTGCGCACCGCCATCACCGTGGGGCTGGGGCTGTTCCTGGCGCTGATCGCGCTGAAGAGCGCAGGCATCGTGGCGGCCAATCCGCAGACCATGGTGGCCGTCGGCGACCTGCACCAGCCGGGCGCGATCCTGGCCATCGTCGGCTTCCTGCTGGTCGTCACGCTGGACCGCCTCAAGGTACGGGGCGCCATCCTGATCGGCATCGTCGTCGTGACGGTCCTGAGCTTCTTCTTTGCCGGCAATACCTTCCAAGGCGTCGTCTCCACCCCGCCGTCGCTGTTGCCCACGCTGGGCAAGCTGGAGATCGGCGCGGCGATGGCCACCGGCATCGTCAACATCGTGCTGGTGTTCTTCCTGGTCGAGCTGTTCGACGCCACCGGCACCCTGATGGGGGTCGCCAGCCGCGCCGGCCTGCTGGTCGAGGGCAAGATGGAGCGCCTGAACCGCGCCCTGCTGGCCGACAGCACGGCCATCGTGGCCGGCGCCGCGCTGGGCACTTCCAGTACCACCGCCTACGTCGAGAGCGCCGCCGGCGTGCAGGCAGGCGGACGCACGGGCCTGACGGCCCTGGTGGTCGCGCTGCTGTTCCTGGCCTGCCTGTTCATCGCCCCGCTGGCCGGTGTCGTACCGGCCTACGCCACGGCGCCCGCGCTGCTGTTCGTGGCCTGCCTGATGCTGCGCGACCTGGCCGACGTCGAGTGGGGTGAGACGACCGAGAGTATCCCCGCCGCCGTCACGGCGCTGATGATCCCCTTCACCTATTCCATCGCCCACGGCATCGCCTTTGGCTTCATTACGTACGCCGCCCTGAAACTGCTGACGGGCCGCCCCCGCGAAGCGAAACCGATCGTGTGGATCATTGCCGCCGTGTTCCTGGCCAAGTACGTCTACCTGGCCGTCTGA
- a CDS encoding phytase, which produces MRALILLATLAGPALGASALPPASAHDAAALPDGGWLAIDRHAVTLLDGAGRTAATLPLRARQLDTRTGTDGTLAVVIDANLERVQPLLVKDGRLVQWAPVPAPGFGIETACLYRDAQRLDHLFMVGKDGQAEQWLLRPEGHRIVRRLALPPHVKHCRVDDASATLFVAEEDSGLWAYGADAEGPPSRQALGLVAPQGMLKKGPGALALLPGGVAVVDGDALLAWRRVGQRWQVQPRRRLDGASKALTTRDGALLARGKAGWHQVTLNWTAPAPAAAPLPVVVPRIQTEPVARAGDAADDPAIWRHATDPAAARILGTNKKQGLLVYDLQGRQTQLLPSGRLNNVDVRQGVAFGDARLDLALATQRDENSIVVFTIDGTGQVAEAARLPTPLDEIYGACLYQPAGGGLQAFVNDKDGRWLHYRIDRDGGRFGATLLRSFRTASQPEGCVADDASGTLFVGEEKRGLWVTPADAERAAPLKLLLPVGGILTADVEGMGLYRGPERSYLVVSSQGNNSYVVLDAQPPYRVHGAFRIGIDATAGIDGASETDGLDVTSANLGGAFGQGMLVVQDGYKRLPDGPQNFKYVAWGDIVAALRLP; this is translated from the coding sequence ATGCGCGCGCTGATACTCCTCGCGACATTGGCGGGACCTGCGCTGGGCGCGTCCGCACTGCCGCCCGCAAGCGCCCACGACGCGGCCGCGCTGCCCGACGGCGGCTGGCTGGCCATCGACCGCCATGCCGTGACGTTGCTGGACGGCGCGGGCCGCACGGCCGCCACGCTGCCGCTGCGGGCCCGCCAGCTCGACACGCGTACCGGCACCGACGGCACGCTGGCTGTCGTCATCGACGCCAACCTGGAGCGCGTGCAGCCGCTGCTGGTCAAGGACGGCCGCCTGGTGCAGTGGGCGCCCGTGCCGGCGCCGGGCTTCGGCATCGAGACGGCCTGCCTGTACCGCGACGCCCAACGGCTGGACCATCTGTTCATGGTCGGCAAGGACGGCCAGGCGGAGCAATGGCTGCTGCGGCCCGAAGGCCACCGCATCGTGCGGCGCCTGGCGCTGCCGCCGCACGTCAAGCACTGCCGCGTGGACGACGCCAGCGCCACGCTGTTCGTGGCCGAGGAGGATTCCGGCCTGTGGGCGTATGGCGCCGATGCCGAGGGCCCGCCCAGCCGCCAGGCCCTGGGCCTCGTCGCACCCCAGGGGATGCTGAAGAAGGGGCCGGGTGCGCTGGCGCTACTGCCGGGCGGCGTGGCGGTCGTCGATGGCGATGCCCTGCTGGCCTGGCGCCGTGTCGGCCAGCGCTGGCAGGTGCAGCCGCGCCGGCGCCTGGATGGCGCGAGCAAGGCGCTCACGACGCGCGACGGCGCGCTGCTTGCGCGCGGCAAGGCCGGCTGGCACCAGGTGACGCTGAACTGGACCGCGCCGGCGCCCGCCGCGGCGCCGCTGCCGGTCGTCGTGCCACGCATCCAGACGGAGCCGGTGGCGCGTGCCGGCGACGCAGCCGACGATCCCGCCATCTGGCGCCACGCCACCGACCCCGCCGCCGCGCGCATCCTGGGCACCAACAAGAAGCAGGGCTTGCTGGTGTACGACCTGCAGGGCCGCCAGACGCAATTGCTGCCAAGCGGACGCCTGAACAATGTCGACGTACGCCAGGGCGTGGCGTTCGGCGACGCGCGCCTCGACCTGGCGCTCGCCACCCAGCGCGACGAGAACAGCATCGTCGTCTTCACGATCGACGGCACCGGCCAGGTGGCCGAGGCGGCGCGCCTGCCGACGCCGCTGGACGAGATCTACGGCGCCTGCCTGTACCAGCCGGCCGGCGGCGGGCTGCAGGCCTTCGTCAACGACAAGGACGGCCGCTGGCTGCACTATCGCATCGACCGAGACGGGGGACGGTTCGGCGCCACCCTGCTGCGCAGCTTCCGCACCGCCTCGCAGCCGGAAGGCTGCGTGGCGGACGACGCCAGCGGCACGCTGTTCGTCGGCGAGGAAAAGCGCGGCCTGTGGGTGACGCCGGCCGATGCCGAGCGCGCCGCGCCGCTCAAGCTGCTGCTGCCGGTGGGCGGCATCCTGACGGCGGACGTCGAGGGCATGGGGCTGTACCGTGGCCCGGAGCGCAGCTACCTGGTCGTCTCCAGCCAGGGCAACAACAGCTATGTCGTGCTGGACGCGCAGCCGCCGTACCGGGTGCACGGCGCCTTCCGCATCGGCATCGATGCCACGGCGGGCATCGACGGCGCGTCCGAGACCGACGGCCTGGATGTCACGTCCGCCAACCTGGGCGGCGCGTTCGGCCAGGGGATGCTGGTGGTGCAGGATGGTTACAAGCGCCTGCCGGACGGGCCGCAGAATTTCAAGTACGTGGCTTGGGGCGATATCGTCGCGGCGCTGCGACTGCCGTAG
- a CDS encoding TonB-dependent receptor has product MRPFASPAGQPALRLTALAAAILAGTAAHAAPPADRPDAAPLAGAIVVSGQRASLARAIAAQEKADNIVSVVSSDDIGGLPDKNAAEALARLPGVSVQRDQGEGRYVTVRGLGPDLNAVTINGALVPSPEAGRRAVALDVLPAGLIRTLEVSKTLTPDQDANSLGGTVEVKTLSAFDLPGTLLSVSAGASHDTNTDRTSPTAGVLWAGRFADGKVGVAAGLSGERRKFGSDNVETGGAWGDAGLAGFELRDYLPQRERYAGAVNLDYRPAAGSSYALRAFASRFSDDEVRDRLTVSNVKRGALAEGVTDTARLERRIRQRKTTQEIRSLVASTDQRFDGWLLHVEAAASRADDDTPESLNDGRFRGTANFAGVGYINGARPQLVAPAGAFDPASYALNGITLQQRYSVDREKHLRFDVTRQFDLADWQAAVKTGVKASRRDKANDTNQWAYNSSKSGSGNWWGSGPTTMTAFTAGQELDYALGRIGTALDPAAIRARVAGLDRARAQLAAESALDDYTMREDIDAWYGQLTLARGAWSVLGGVRVERTRFGADGHQVEDDDVTARHGARSTTNWLPTLQARYDVDARTSVRAAWSNSVVRANFSQLSPGVSLDSATEATIGNPDLAPLRSHNLDLGIERTLGSDGTVSAYVFHKAIRDFTYATNLAGSGAWAGYTTATSYANGAKASVSGIELAWQQPLRMLPAPFNGLLVGVNGALSDARADIDSFEAGVRRGREIRMPGQSDRVLNLAVGYERGALSTRLALNYKSPYLLELGDDVLDASADRMVDTQKQLDFSLAWQLNKRVQLTFEAANLNNEKYYVYQGVKEHNVQYEQYGRTYKIGLKASLF; this is encoded by the coding sequence ATGCGACCTTTCGCTTCCCCTGCCGGCCAGCCGGCCCTGCGCCTGACCGCCCTCGCCGCCGCCATCCTGGCTGGCACCGCAGCCCATGCCGCGCCGCCGGCGGACCGTCCGGATGCCGCGCCGCTGGCCGGCGCCATCGTCGTCTCCGGCCAGCGCGCCAGCCTGGCCCGCGCCATCGCGGCCCAGGAAAAAGCCGACAACATCGTGAGCGTCGTCAGCAGCGACGACATCGGCGGCCTGCCCGACAAGAATGCCGCGGAGGCACTGGCCCGGCTGCCCGGCGTCTCCGTGCAACGCGACCAGGGCGAAGGCCGCTACGTCACCGTGCGCGGCCTGGGCCCGGACCTGAACGCCGTGACGATCAACGGCGCGCTGGTGCCGTCGCCCGAGGCGGGCCGGCGCGCGGTCGCGCTGGACGTGCTGCCGGCGGGCCTGATCCGCACGCTGGAAGTATCGAAGACGTTGACGCCGGACCAGGATGCCAACTCCCTGGGTGGCACCGTGGAAGTGAAGACGCTGTCGGCGTTCGACCTGCCCGGCACCCTGCTCTCCGTCAGCGCGGGGGCCAGCCACGATACCAACACGGACCGGACCAGCCCTACGGCTGGCGTGCTGTGGGCGGGCCGCTTCGCCGATGGCAAGGTGGGCGTGGCGGCCGGCCTGTCCGGCGAGCGGCGCAAGTTCGGCTCCGACAACGTCGAGACCGGCGGTGCCTGGGGCGACGCCGGCCTGGCGGGCTTCGAACTGCGCGACTACCTGCCGCAACGCGAACGTTACGCCGGTGCCGTCAACCTGGACTACCGCCCGGCGGCCGGCAGCTCGTACGCGCTGCGTGCCTTCGCCAGCCGCTTCTCGGACGACGAGGTACGCGACCGCCTGACCGTCAGCAACGTCAAGCGCGGCGCGCTGGCCGAGGGCGTCACGGATACCGCCCGCCTGGAGCGGCGCATCCGCCAGCGCAAGACCACGCAGGAGATCCGCTCGCTGGTGGCCAGCACCGACCAGCGCTTCGATGGCTGGCTGTTGCACGTCGAGGCGGCGGCCAGCCGGGCCGACGACGACACGCCCGAATCGCTGAACGACGGCCGCTTCCGCGGCACGGCGAACTTCGCGGGTGTCGGCTACATCAATGGCGCCCGGCCCCAACTGGTCGCGCCGGCCGGCGCGTTCGATCCGGCCAGCTATGCCCTGAACGGCATCACGCTGCAGCAGCGCTATTCCGTCGACCGCGAGAAGCACCTGCGCTTCGACGTCACCCGCCAGTTCGACCTGGCCGACTGGCAGGCGGCCGTCAAAACGGGCGTCAAGGCGAGCCGGCGCGACAAGGCCAACGACACCAACCAGTGGGCCTATAACAGCAGCAAGAGCGGCAGCGGCAACTGGTGGGGCAGCGGCCCCACCACGATGACCGCCTTTACCGCCGGCCAGGAGCTGGACTATGCCCTGGGCCGCATCGGCACGGCGCTGGACCCGGCCGCGATCCGCGCCCGCGTGGCGGGACTGGATCGCGCCCGCGCGCAACTGGCGGCCGAATCGGCGCTGGACGACTACACGATGCGCGAGGATATCGACGCGTGGTATGGCCAGCTGACGCTGGCGCGCGGCGCCTGGTCGGTGCTGGGCGGCGTGCGCGTGGAACGGACCCGCTTCGGCGCGGACGGCCACCAGGTCGAGGACGACGACGTGACGGCGCGCCATGGCGCGCGAAGCACGACCAACTGGCTGCCCACGCTGCAGGCGCGCTACGACGTCGATGCCCGCACCAGCGTGCGCGCGGCGTGGAGCAACAGCGTCGTGCGCGCCAACTTCAGCCAGCTGTCCCCCGGCGTCAGCCTGGACAGCGCAACCGAGGCGACGATCGGCAATCCGGACCTGGCGCCGCTGCGCTCGCACAACCTGGACCTGGGCATCGAGCGCACCCTGGGCAGCGACGGCACCGTGTCCGCCTACGTGTTCCACAAGGCGATCCGCGATTTCACCTATGCCACCAACCTGGCCGGCAGCGGCGCGTGGGCCGGCTACACGACGGCGACGTCGTATGCCAACGGCGCCAAGGCGTCGGTATCCGGCATCGAGCTGGCCTGGCAACAGCCGCTGCGCATGTTGCCGGCGCCGTTCAACGGCCTGCTGGTGGGCGTCAACGGCGCGCTGAGCGACGCCCGCGCCGATATCGACAGCTTCGAAGCGGGCGTGCGCCGCGGCCGCGAGATCCGCATGCCGGGCCAGTCGGACCGGGTGCTGAACCTGGCGGTCGGCTACGAACGGGGGGCGCTGTCCACCCGTCTCGCGCTGAACTACAAGTCGCCCTACCTGCTGGAACTGGGCGACGACGTGCTGGACGCCAGCGCCGACCGCATGGTCGACACGCAGAAGCAGCTGGACTTCTCGCTGGCCTGGCAGTTGAATAAGCGGGTCCAGCTGACCTTCGAGGCGGCCAACCTGAACAATGAGAAATACTACGTCTACCAGGGCGTCAAGGAGCACAACGTGCAGTACGAACAATACGGCCGCACCTACAAGATCGGCCTGAAAGCGAGCCTGTTCTGA
- a CDS encoding GGDEF domain-containing protein — MPHPHRNAVLAASAALAACLSLYAALGTAKPPALWRPMDMVGEGGTALMALVWFLIVLGSRPGGRVTRLLAGGLAAIMLGSWADCLDEFWRIDKAALWDNGLEALVPLGMAVLTAGLYYWRQEQVRLTEHLHKRERLFREHRAFDRLTQLADARYLREQLRRERALHPDASCALVLLDIDGFHAINRGHGHAEGDRVLQAVSHMLLLNLRNDDLLCRYAGDRFALLLPGLDAAAARAVALHLCAMVGRMRHHAGGQPLALTLRFGCADTREAFGDGGDGVEAVLAGLARRVDAAPA, encoded by the coding sequence ATGCCGCATCCGCACCGCAATGCCGTCCTCGCCGCCAGCGCCGCACTGGCGGCGTGCCTGTCCCTGTACGCCGCGCTCGGCACCGCCAAGCCGCCGGCGCTGTGGCGTCCCATGGACATGGTGGGCGAGGGCGGCACCGCGCTGATGGCGCTGGTCTGGTTCCTGATCGTGCTGGGCAGCCGTCCGGGCGGGCGCGTGACGCGGCTGCTGGCCGGCGGCCTGGCCGCCATCATGCTGGGGTCCTGGGCCGACTGCCTGGACGAGTTCTGGCGCATCGACAAGGCCGCGCTGTGGGACAACGGCCTGGAAGCGCTGGTCCCGCTGGGGATGGCCGTGCTGACGGCCGGGCTGTATTACTGGCGCCAGGAACAGGTGCGCCTGACGGAACACCTGCACAAGCGCGAGCGCCTGTTCCGCGAACACCGGGCGTTCGACCGCCTGACCCAACTGGCCGACGCGCGCTACCTGCGCGAGCAGTTGCGGCGCGAGCGCGCGCTGCATCCGGACGCCAGTTGCGCGCTGGTGCTGCTCGATATCGATGGCTTCCACGCCATCAACCGCGGCCACGGCCACGCCGAGGGCGACCGGGTGCTGCAGGCGGTCAGCCACATGCTGCTGCTGAACCTGCGCAATGACGACTTGCTGTGCCGCTATGCGGGCGACCGCTTCGCGTTGCTGCTGCCCGGCCTGGACGCGGCCGCCGCGCGCGCCGTGGCACTGCACCTGTGCGCGATGGTGGGGCGGATGCGTCACCATGCCGGCGGCCAGCCCCTGGCGCTGACGCTGCGCTTCGGCTGCGCCGACACGCGCGAAGCCTTCGGCGACGGTGGCGACGGCGTCGAAGCGGTGCTGGCCGGCCTGGCGCGGCGGGTGGACGCGGCACCGGCATGA
- a CDS encoding helix-turn-helix domain-containing protein, with the protein MGTPGLLAALYDCLLENVRRGPTLEGTAAAFGVSPATFKRQLQRHGTHFQAELDQVRTHVALWLFHARRAGNEAVAQYLGFHDSANFRRSFKRWTGQTPGLLRAGW; encoded by the coding sequence ATGGGGACGCCGGGGCTGCTGGCGGCCCTGTACGATTGCCTGCTCGAGAACGTGCGCCGGGGCCCGACGCTGGAGGGGACGGCAGCCGCGTTCGGCGTCAGCCCCGCGACATTCAAGCGCCAGCTGCAGCGCCACGGCACCCATTTCCAGGCGGAGCTGGACCAGGTCCGCACGCATGTGGCACTGTGGCTGTTCCATGCACGCCGCGCCGGCAACGAGGCCGTGGCACAGTACCTGGGTTTCCACGACAGCGCCAACTTCCGCCGCTCGTTCAAGCGCTGGACCGGCCAGACGCCGGGGTTGCTGCGGGCTGGCTGGTAA
- the cphA gene encoding cyanophycin synthetase, whose product MKIIEQRLLRGPNLYAARPCLLTVLDLEDLYEVSSRDLEGFTERLLAALPSLMAHRCSPGHYGGFVERLRDGTFMGHIVEHVALELQCQAGTPAGFGRTRRVRGQPGHYRVVCAYKDEHVVAEAFDTAVALVDALAHGGTYDVAAPLAALKRTAERHAVGTSTAAVLRAARRRRIPYFRVTEHGNLFQLGWGSRQKRLQATMTGDASNIACRIASDKQLTKALLKEAGVPVPDGTVVTTVEDAQRAARRLRGPVTVKPLDANQGKGVTTRCTTPAEVAEAFDGARKHSRSIIVERFIEGQDYRVLVAGDKVAAASLRRPPTVIGDGRRSVRELVACENENPARGKGHANVMTQIALDEHAAAQLRKQGYDFDSVLPVGVPVTLRSNANLSTGGTAEDVTDLLPEETRDTCVRAARKIGLDVAGIDLVCRDIARPLDSQSGAVIEVNAAPGIRMHQYPASGAPRDAGDAIVDAMYGDRDGRIPVIAITGTNGKTTTALMTGHCVRQAGFRTGVTTTEGIYLDGKRIVRGDCSGYWSARTVLTSPDVDFAVLETARGGILKRGLAFDRCDVAVMLNVSADHLGLDGVNTVEDLARVKGVVANSAARCVVLNAEDRYCVRMAARLRENVEVLYFALDPDNSVLLRHLDAGGRAGYLQDGVLVLADGNRHQALLRADEMPSTMNGHARYNIANGLAAAAALMASGFSHDEIARGLASFVSDGRSNPLRSNLFDVQGVTVVVDYAHNPAAYSALAQMAHGISRGRVIGVVTAPGDRRDEDLQNVGRTCALGFDEIVIYESQNRGRAEGAAAQLMLDGAFAAGAQRDLVHSRLNGREALRHGLSLCVPGDVLIFACGSSLHEVVEALRETDPVSARRIAEQAALQPA is encoded by the coding sequence ATGAAGATCATCGAACAGCGCCTGCTGCGCGGCCCCAATCTCTACGCCGCCAGGCCCTGCCTGCTGACGGTGCTGGACCTCGAGGACCTGTATGAAGTGTCGTCGCGCGACCTGGAAGGTTTCACCGAACGCCTGCTGGCCGCCCTGCCCAGCCTGATGGCGCACCGCTGCTCGCCGGGCCACTACGGCGGCTTCGTCGAGCGCCTGCGCGACGGCACCTTCATGGGCCATATCGTCGAACACGTGGCGCTGGAACTGCAATGCCAGGCCGGCACGCCCGCCGGTTTTGGCCGCACCCGCCGCGTGCGCGGCCAGCCGGGGCACTACCGGGTGGTGTGCGCCTACAAGGACGAACACGTGGTCGCCGAAGCCTTCGACACCGCCGTGGCGCTCGTCGATGCGCTGGCGCACGGCGGGACGTACGATGTCGCCGCGCCGCTGGCCGCGCTGAAGCGCACCGCCGAGCGCCATGCGGTCGGCACCAGCACGGCGGCCGTGCTGCGCGCCGCGCGGCGCCGTCGCATCCCCTATTTCCGCGTGACGGAACACGGCAACCTGTTCCAGCTGGGCTGGGGCAGCCGGCAGAAACGCCTGCAGGCCACGATGACGGGCGACGCCAGCAATATCGCCTGCCGCATCGCCAGCGACAAGCAGTTGACCAAGGCACTGCTGAAGGAAGCCGGCGTGCCGGTCCCGGACGGCACCGTGGTGACGACGGTGGAAGACGCCCAGCGCGCCGCGCGCCGCCTGCGCGGCCCCGTTACCGTCAAGCCGCTCGACGCCAACCAGGGCAAGGGCGTGACGACGCGCTGCACGACGCCGGCGGAAGTGGCCGAGGCATTCGACGGCGCGCGCAAGCACAGCCGCAGCATCATCGTCGAGCGTTTCATCGAAGGCCAGGACTACCGCGTGCTGGTGGCGGGCGACAAGGTGGCCGCCGCCTCGCTGCGCCGGCCCCCGACGGTGATCGGCGACGGCCGCCGCAGCGTGCGCGAACTGGTCGCCTGCGAGAACGAGAACCCGGCACGGGGCAAGGGACACGCCAACGTGATGACGCAGATCGCGCTGGACGAGCACGCGGCGGCCCAGTTGCGCAAGCAGGGCTACGACTTCGACAGCGTGTTGCCGGTCGGGGTGCCCGTCACGCTGCGCAGCAACGCCAACCTGTCCACCGGCGGCACCGCCGAGGACGTGACGGACCTGCTGCCCGAGGAGACGCGCGACACGTGCGTGCGCGCGGCCCGCAAGATCGGCCTGGACGTGGCCGGCATCGACCTGGTCTGCCGCGACATCGCGCGGCCGCTGGACAGCCAGTCCGGCGCTGTCATCGAAGTCAACGCGGCCCCCGGCATCCGCATGCACCAGTATCCGGCCAGCGGCGCGCCGCGCGACGCCGGCGATGCGATCGTCGACGCGATGTACGGCGACCGCGACGGCCGCATCCCCGTCATCGCCATCACGGGCACCAACGGCAAGACCACGACGGCGTTGATGACGGGCCACTGCGTGCGCCAGGCGGGCTTCCGCACGGGCGTGACGACGACGGAAGGGATCTACCTGGACGGCAAGCGCATCGTCAGGGGCGACTGCAGCGGCTACTGGTCGGCGCGCACCGTGCTGACGTCGCCCGACGTCGACTTCGCCGTGCTGGAAACGGCGCGCGGCGGCATCCTGAAACGCGGCCTGGCCTTCGACCGCTGCGACGTGGCCGTGATGCTGAACGTCAGCGCCGACCACCTGGGCCTGGACGGCGTCAACACGGTGGAAGACCTGGCGCGCGTCAAGGGCGTCGTCGCCAATTCGGCGGCGCGCTGCGTCGTGCTGAACGCCGAGGACCGTTACTGCGTGCGCATGGCCGCGCGCCTGCGCGAGAACGTGGAAGTGCTGTATTTCGCGCTGGACCCGGACAATTCCGTGCTGCTGCGCCACCTGGACGCGGGCGGACGCGCCGGCTACCTGCAGGACGGCGTGCTGGTCCTGGCGGACGGCAACCGCCACCAGGCACTGTTGCGCGCGGACGAGATGCCGTCGACCATGAACGGCCATGCCCGCTACAACATCGCCAACGGCCTGGCGGCGGCGGCCGCGCTGATGGCGTCCGGCTTCTCGCACGATGAGATCGCGCGTGGCCTGGCCAGCTTCGTCTCGGACGGTCGCAGCAACCCGCTGCGCAGCAACCTGTTCGACGTGCAGGGCGTCACCGTCGTCGTCGACTATGCCCACAACCCGGCCGCCTACTCGGCGCTGGCGCAGATGGCCCACGGTATCAGCCGCGGCCGCGTGATCGGCGTGGTCACCGCGCCGGGCGACCGCCGCGACGAGGACCTGCAGAACGTGGGGCGCACGTGCGCGCTGGGGTTCGACGAGATCGTCATCTACGAATCGCAGAACCGCGGCCGCGCCGAGGGCGCCGCGGCCCAGCTGATGCTGGACGGCGCCTTTGCGGCCGGCGCCCAGCGCGACCTGGTGCACAGCCGGCTCAACGGCCGTGAGGCGCTGCGCCATGGCCTGTCGCTGTGCGTGCCGGGTGACGTGCTGATCTTCGCCTGCGGTTCCTCGCTGCACGAGGTGGTCGAGGCCCTGCGCGAGACGGATCCTGTCAGCGCGCGGCGGATTGCCGAGCAGGCGGCTTTGCAGCCGGCCTAG
- a CDS encoding cyanophycinase: protein MSEAIDRRQHGHLVIVGGHEDRENNKEILSRFVELSGGSKATIAVITAASKVPDEMWRRYQEVFTELGVRQLVRVDLPDRATANDPALAERVRAADGIFMTGGDQKRLLAMIGGTLMDEAMHSALKERGACIGGTSAGASAMCGHMLADGKADLLPEKGSVSLGAGLGFVQRVVIDQHFSERHRLARLLTIVAQNPYLLGVGIDEDTALVVERGVGIEVIGAGSVTVVDGRTMISNVADIPSGGTPQLIDVRLHLLPTGSSFALAEEIDHPHQLPPGATRNTPDALTDFVRNVTKRNPVS, encoded by the coding sequence ATGAGCGAAGCGATCGACCGCCGCCAGCACGGCCACCTCGTCATCGTGGGCGGCCATGAGGACCGCGAGAACAACAAGGAGATCCTCAGCCGCTTCGTGGAGCTGTCTGGCGGCAGCAAGGCCACCATCGCCGTCATCACGGCCGCCAGCAAGGTGCCGGACGAGATGTGGCGGCGCTACCAGGAAGTGTTCACGGAGCTGGGCGTGCGCCAGCTGGTGCGGGTCGACCTGCCCGACCGCGCCACCGCCAACGATCCGGCGCTGGCCGAGCGCGTGCGCGCGGCGGACGGCATCTTCATGACGGGTGGCGACCAGAAGCGCCTGCTGGCCATGATCGGCGGCACGCTGATGGACGAGGCGATGCACAGCGCCCTGAAGGAACGCGGGGCCTGCATCGGCGGCACCAGCGCCGGCGCTTCCGCCATGTGCGGCCACATGCTGGCCGACGGCAAGGCGGACCTGCTGCCGGAGAAAGGTTCGGTCAGCCTGGGCGCGGGCCTGGGCTTCGTGCAGCGCGTGGTCATCGACCAGCACTTCTCGGAACGCCATCGGCTGGCGCGACTCCTGACCATCGTCGCCCAGAACCCCTATTTGCTGGGCGTCGGCATCGACGAGGACACGGCGCTCGTCGTCGAGCGCGGCGTCGGCATCGAAGTGATCGGCGCCGGCAGCGTGACGGTGGTGGACGGGCGCACCATGATCTCGAACGTGGCCGACATCCCGTCCGGCGGTACGCCGCAACTGATCGACGTGCGGCTGCACCTGCTGCCGACCGGCAGCAGCTTCGCGCTGGCGGAGGAGATCGACCACCCGCACCAGTTGCCGCCCGGTGCGACCCGCAATACGCCGGATGCGCTGACGGACTTCGTGCGCAATGTCACCAAGAGGAATCCCGTATCATGA